The following coding sequences lie in one Amycolatopsis cihanbeyliensis genomic window:
- a CDS encoding ATP-dependent DNA helicase — protein sequence MAERSELPSVRELLTHAVEAVGGTERDGQIEMAEAVARAVRTGEHLAVQAGTGTGKSLAYLVPAIRHAVQKEATVVVSTATIALQRQLVDRDLPRLAKSLKKPLGREPTFAILKGRRNYLCLHKLDTGAAEEPEDDGLFDAFDVSKMGKEVKRLHEWSSETETGDRDELVPGVSERAWRQVSVTAKECLGAARCPIGTDCFAEQARAEAGRADVVVTNHALLAIDALQGYQVLPEHDLVIIDEAHELVDRVTSVATGELTSAMISAASRRCGKLIDAGIADRLLESGDGLALVLDDLGAGRMDALPQPLAGALPAVRDAAHACLTALGSDRKEEVEEATARKLARSLLEEVHDTAVRLLDAFEEDQANQRDVVWLSSDQYSANPRPPTLRVAPLAVAGLLRERVFGANTTVLTSATLTLGGTFDTLARQWGLPPSSKQVEREQPAGTATEKSPPADGDVIEWTGLDVGSPFDYRRNGILYVAKHLPPPGRDGLGEPMLAELTELIDAAGGRTLGLFSSMRAAKQATEELRGRIDHPILCQGEDSTSLLVRKFAEDQHTCLFGTLSLWQGVDVPGPALQLVVVDRLPFPRPDDPVSSARQRAVEARGGNGFLTVAATHAALLLAQGTGRLHRTMGDRGVVAVLDSRLATARYGGFLRASLPPFWPTTDRQVVRDALRRLDAAAPT from the coding sequence GTGGCCGAACGCTCCGAGTTGCCCAGTGTCCGTGAGCTGCTCACGCATGCGGTGGAAGCCGTCGGCGGTACCGAACGGGACGGCCAGATCGAGATGGCCGAGGCGGTCGCCCGGGCCGTCCGCACCGGCGAACACCTTGCCGTGCAAGCGGGAACGGGCACCGGGAAGTCGCTGGCCTACCTGGTGCCCGCCATCCGCCACGCGGTGCAGAAGGAAGCCACCGTGGTGGTCTCCACCGCGACGATCGCGCTACAGCGCCAGCTCGTCGACCGGGACCTGCCGCGGCTGGCCAAGTCGCTGAAGAAGCCGCTCGGCAGGGAGCCGACCTTCGCCATCCTCAAGGGCAGGCGCAACTACCTGTGCCTGCACAAGCTGGACACCGGTGCCGCCGAGGAACCGGAGGACGATGGCCTTTTCGACGCCTTCGACGTCTCCAAGATGGGCAAGGAGGTCAAGCGCCTGCACGAATGGTCCTCGGAGACCGAGACCGGGGATCGGGACGAACTGGTGCCCGGCGTGTCGGAGCGGGCGTGGCGACAGGTGTCGGTCACCGCGAAGGAATGCCTCGGTGCCGCCCGCTGCCCGATCGGCACCGACTGCTTCGCCGAGCAGGCGAGGGCCGAGGCCGGCCGGGCCGACGTGGTGGTGACCAACCACGCGTTGCTGGCGATCGACGCGCTGCAGGGTTACCAGGTGCTGCCCGAGCACGACCTGGTGATCATCGACGAGGCGCACGAGCTGGTCGACCGGGTGACCTCGGTGGCCACCGGCGAGCTGACCAGCGCGATGATCTCCGCGGCCAGTCGCCGCTGCGGCAAGCTCATCGACGCGGGCATCGCCGACCGGCTGCTGGAGTCGGGTGACGGGCTCGCGCTCGTACTGGACGACCTCGGCGCGGGCCGGATGGACGCGCTGCCGCAACCGCTTGCCGGCGCCCTGCCCGCCGTCCGGGACGCCGCGCACGCCTGCCTCACCGCACTGGGCTCCGACCGCAAGGAGGAGGTCGAGGAGGCCACCGCGCGCAAGCTGGCCCGCTCGCTGCTGGAGGAGGTGCACGACACCGCGGTCCGGCTGCTGGATGCCTTCGAGGAGGACCAGGCGAACCAGCGGGACGTGGTGTGGCTGAGCAGCGACCAGTACTCGGCCAACCCGCGGCCGCCGACGCTGCGGGTCGCCCCGCTGGCCGTGGCCGGGCTACTGCGCGAGCGGGTCTTCGGCGCGAACACCACGGTGCTCACCTCGGCCACCCTGACCCTCGGCGGCACCTTCGACACGCTGGCGAGGCAGTGGGGCCTGCCACCATCCTCGAAGCAGGTCGAGCGGGAGCAGCCCGCCGGCACGGCCACCGAGAAGTCCCCGCCCGCGGACGGGGACGTGATCGAGTGGACCGGCCTCGACGTCGGCTCCCCGTTCGACTACCGCCGCAACGGCATCCTGTACGTGGCGAAGCATCTGCCGCCGCCGGGCCGGGACGGGCTCGGCGAACCCATGCTGGCCGAACTGACCGAGCTGATCGACGCCGCGGGCGGGCGCACCCTGGGACTGTTCTCCTCCATGCGGGCGGCCAAGCAGGCGACCGAGGAGCTGCGCGGGCGGATCGACCATCCGATCCTGTGTCAGGGCGAGGACTCCACCTCACTGCTGGTGCGCAAGTTCGCCGAGGACCAGCACACCTGCCTGTTCGGCACGCTCTCCCTGTGGCAGGGCGTGGATGTGCCGGGGCCCGCGCTACAGCTGGTCGTGGTGGACCGGCTGCCCTTCCCGCGCCCGGACGACCCGGTGTCCTCCGCCCGGCAGCGCGCGGTCGAGGCGCGGGGCGGCAACGGTTTCCTCACCGTCGCGGCCACCCATGCGGCCCTGCTGCTGGCGCAGGGCACCGGCAGGCTGCACCGCACCATGGGCGACCGGGGCGTGGTGGCCGTGCTGGACTCCCGGCTGGCCACGGCCCGCTACGGGGGCTTCCTGCGCGCCTCGTTGCCGCCGTTCTGGCCCACCACCGACCGGCAGGTCGTCCGGGATGCGCTGCGAAGACTGGACGCCGCCGCACCCACCTGA
- a CDS encoding biotin transporter BioY, whose translation MSSLSLADRRPVLADLVPGALARDLALVAGGAVVTGLAAQVALPVPGSPVPMTGQTFAALLTGAALGWQRGAASLLLYLLIGAAGVPWFQNGSSGLFGASAGYIVGFVFAGALVGALAARGGDRTPLRTAGTMVLGNLAIYAVGVPWLMAAASLGLADGLAMGVVPFLIGDAVKIVLAAGLLPGTWKLVERIRSHR comes from the coding sequence GTGTCTTCGTTGTCCCTGGCCGACCGCCGCCCGGTCCTCGCCGACCTCGTTCCCGGCGCGCTGGCCCGTGACCTCGCCCTTGTCGCCGGTGGCGCGGTGGTCACCGGGCTCGCGGCACAGGTCGCGCTGCCGGTCCCGGGCAGCCCGGTGCCGATGACCGGCCAGACCTTCGCCGCCCTGCTCACCGGAGCCGCGCTGGGTTGGCAACGCGGTGCCGCCTCGTTGCTGCTGTACCTGCTGATCGGCGCGGCGGGGGTGCCGTGGTTCCAGAACGGCAGCTCGGGGCTGTTCGGCGCGAGCGCCGGATACATCGTCGGCTTCGTGTTCGCCGGAGCGCTGGTGGGCGCGCTGGCAGCCCGCGGCGGCGACCGCACCCCGCTGCGCACCGCGGGCACGATGGTGCTCGGCAACCTGGCCATCTACGCCGTCGGGGTGCCCTGGCTGATGGCCGCGGCCTCGCTGGGCCTCGCGGACGGCCTCGCCATGGGCGTGGTGCCGTTCCTGATCGGCGACGCGGTGAAGATCGTGCTCGCCGCGGGCCTGCTGCCGGGCACCTGGAAGCTGGTCGAACGGATCCGTTCGCACCGCTGA
- a CDS encoding choice-of-anchor P family protein, whose product MSRINRAMLAAALSGGLLGGGLLAVPAQAQAAEWTALAEGSLGSVDMVVGGQSVGSGPIARCDADEQPRNNAGVAVVSRTTRYGRGETDCGRDDTGIASAEAGGQRFSTEVLRQFGGPALEVRSYAARCRTTENGSSGYMELGGVSGFTVPRDIPINHAVTIPGKQPEDPPMAKIVLNEVVIPDPPDGSMTTNALHITLFPEGGPASGSLIVGSASCDPYGLSPQPANSPT is encoded by the coding sequence ATGTCGAGGATCAACCGGGCGATGCTGGCTGCGGCGCTGAGCGGAGGGTTGTTGGGTGGCGGGTTGCTTGCGGTTCCGGCGCAGGCGCAGGCCGCCGAGTGGACCGCACTTGCCGAGGGCTCGCTCGGTTCGGTGGACATGGTGGTGGGCGGCCAGTCCGTGGGGTCCGGCCCGATAGCCCGCTGTGACGCCGACGAGCAGCCACGCAACAACGCCGGGGTCGCGGTGGTCAGCCGAACCACCCGGTACGGCAGGGGAGAGACCGACTGCGGCCGCGACGACACGGGCATCGCCTCGGCCGAGGCCGGTGGCCAGCGGTTCAGCACCGAGGTGCTGCGCCAGTTCGGCGGCCCCGCGCTGGAGGTGCGCTCGTACGCCGCCCGCTGCCGGACCACGGAGAACGGCAGCAGCGGGTACATGGAACTGGGCGGCGTCTCCGGGTTCACCGTGCCGAGGGACATCCCGATCAACCACGCCGTCACCATCCCCGGGAAGCAACCCGAGGATCCGCCGATGGCGAAGATCGTGCTGAACGAGGTGGTCATCCCGGACCCGCCGGACGGCAGCATGACCACGAACGCCCTGCACATCACGCTGTTTCCGGAAGGCGGCCCGGCCAGCGGCAGCCTGATCGTCGGTAGCGCGAGCTGCGACCCCTACGGCCTGTCCCCGCAACCGGCCAACTCGCCCACATGA
- a CDS encoding nicotinamidase, translating into MGEKALIVVDVQNDFCEGGSLAVQGGAEVAGAISRRLGLGSNGYAHIVATRDYHIDPGAHFSDEPDFVRSWPRHCVAGTAGASFHPDLDVAPIEAVFSKGQYSDGYSGFEGHTETGADLAGWLRARGVDTVDVVGIATDHCVRATALDAARTGFAARVLLDFTAGVAKDSVDNTLAELREAGVALDGEPTIAS; encoded by the coding sequence ATGGGTGAAAAAGCACTGATCGTGGTGGATGTGCAGAACGACTTCTGCGAGGGCGGTTCGCTGGCCGTGCAGGGCGGTGCCGAGGTGGCCGGCGCGATCTCCCGCAGGCTGGGCCTCGGATCGAACGGTTACGCGCATATTGTCGCCACCCGGGACTATCACATCGATCCGGGAGCGCATTTCAGCGACGAGCCCGACTTCGTGCGTTCCTGGCCGCGGCACTGCGTGGCCGGGACGGCGGGCGCCTCCTTCCACCCCGACCTGGACGTCGCCCCGATCGAGGCGGTGTTCTCCAAGGGGCAGTACAGCGACGGCTACTCCGGCTTCGAGGGACACACCGAGACCGGTGCGGACCTCGCAGGCTGGCTGCGCGCCCGCGGGGTGGACACAGTGGACGTGGTGGGCATCGCCACCGACCACTGCGTGCGGGCGACCGCGCTGGACGCGGCCCGCACGGGTTTCGCCGCCCGCGTGCTCCTCGACTTCACCGCGGGCGTGGCCAAGGACTCCGTGGACAACACCCTGGCCGAGCTACGCGAGGCCGGTGTCGCCCTCGACGGGGAGCCCACCATCGCTTCCTGA
- a CDS encoding nicotinate phosphoribosyltransferase yields the protein MAEQNASTALLTDHYELTMLSSALADGTGERPCVFEVFARKLPDGRRYGVVAGTARVLDAIADFRFTDAELAQLESTDVVDDATLAWLADYEFSGDIDGYPEGELYFPGSPILTVRGSFAEAVVLETMVLSMLNHDSAVASAAARMSSAAHGRPIIEMGGRRTHEYAAVAAARAAYLAGFATTSNLEAGRRYGISTRGTVAHAFILLHDNEEEAFRAQIAKMGTDTTMLVDTYDITAGIETAVRVAGPDLGAVRIDSGDVGPLARKAREQLDALGAKDTRIVVSGDLDEHAIAALRAEPVDAYGVGTSVVTGSGAPTAAMVYKLVEVDGRPVAKRSTHKESRGGCKAAVRRHKETGTAIEEVIHPAGSPPDPGPHDRPVQIPMVRGGQTVDDLPTLEDSRQRLRKALVSLPWEGLKLSHGEPAIPTVFTQ from the coding sequence ATGGCAGAGCAGAACGCGAGCACGGCGCTACTCACCGATCACTACGAACTGACCATGCTGAGCAGCGCGCTCGCCGACGGTACCGGCGAGCGCCCGTGCGTGTTCGAGGTGTTCGCCCGCAAACTGCCCGACGGCAGGCGTTACGGCGTCGTCGCGGGCACCGCACGGGTACTCGACGCGATCGCCGACTTCCGGTTCACCGACGCCGAACTGGCCCAGCTGGAGTCCACCGATGTGGTGGACGACGCCACCCTGGCGTGGCTGGCCGACTACGAGTTCTCCGGGGATATCGACGGCTATCCCGAAGGCGAGTTGTACTTCCCCGGTTCGCCGATCCTGACCGTGCGCGGCAGCTTCGCCGAGGCCGTGGTGCTGGAGACGATGGTGCTGTCCATGCTCAACCACGACAGCGCGGTGGCCTCGGCCGCCGCGCGGATGTCCAGCGCCGCGCACGGTAGGCCGATCATCGAGATGGGCGGTCGCCGCACGCACGAGTACGCGGCGGTCGCCGCGGCCAGGGCCGCCTACCTGGCCGGGTTCGCCACGACCTCGAACCTGGAAGCCGGGCGCCGGTACGGGATCTCCACCAGGGGGACCGTGGCGCATGCGTTCATCCTGTTGCATGACAACGAGGAGGAGGCCTTCCGCGCGCAGATCGCCAAGATGGGCACGGACACCACGATGCTGGTGGACACCTACGACATCACCGCGGGCATCGAGACCGCCGTCCGGGTGGCCGGCCCCGACCTGGGCGCGGTGCGGATCGACTCGGGCGACGTCGGGCCGCTGGCCCGCAAGGCCCGCGAGCAACTGGACGCGCTCGGTGCCAAGGACACCCGGATCGTGGTCTCCGGCGACCTCGACGAGCACGCGATCGCGGCGCTGCGCGCGGAACCGGTGGACGCCTACGGTGTCGGCACCTCCGTGGTCACCGGATCGGGTGCCCCGACCGCGGCCATGGTCTACAAGCTGGTCGAGGTGGACGGGCGCCCCGTGGCGAAGCGCAGCACGCACAAGGAGTCCCGCGGCGGCTGCAAGGCGGCAGTGCGCAGGCACAAGGAGACCGGGACGGCGATCGAGGAAGTGATCCACCCTGCCGGCTCGCCGCCGGATCCCGGGCCGCACGACCGGCCGGTACAGATCCCGATGGTGCGCGGTGGACAAACCGTCGACGACCTACCCACCCTGGAGGACAGCAGGCAACGCTTGCGCAAGGCGCTGGTGAGCCTGCCGTGGGAGGGTCTGAAACTGTCCCATGGCGAGCCCGCTATACCGACGGTGTTCACCCAGTGA
- the clpS gene encoding ATP-dependent Clp protease adapter ClpS, with protein sequence MTTPVEAEQSLGAELGAEDRPWQTIVWNDPVNLMSYVTYVLQKIFGYSRDHATKLMLDVHHKGKATVSSGTKEKVEGDVAKLHAAGLWATMEQP encoded by the coding sequence ATGACCACGCCTGTCGAGGCCGAACAATCACTCGGTGCCGAACTGGGTGCCGAGGACAGACCGTGGCAGACCATCGTCTGGAACGACCCGGTGAACCTGATGTCGTACGTCACGTACGTCTTGCAGAAGATCTTCGGGTACAGCCGCGACCACGCCACGAAGCTCATGCTCGACGTGCACCACAAGGGTAAGGCCACGGTGTCGTCCGGCACCAAGGAGAAGGTCGAGGGTGACGTCGCGAAGCTGCACGCCGCCGGCCTGTGGGCAACGATGGAGCAGCCGTGA
- a CDS encoding DUF2017 domain-containing protein, with translation MKTWRRKGAKLLAGFEQQEAAVLRGLVSQLEDMLRARSDEAPQDELTELTGIKTGPSESPNDPVLSRLLPDFHRLDPDNPTKEDLDSAAALRSLHEPEVLEAKVGVATVVLNTLSPDGGDVRLTFEQADAWLSALNDVRLALGTALDVTEDMPDDLPDDDPRSAHLGVYHWLTWVQESLVQAMTD, from the coding sequence GTGAAGACCTGGCGTCGCAAGGGCGCCAAGTTGCTCGCCGGCTTCGAGCAGCAGGAGGCGGCCGTCCTGCGCGGGCTGGTGAGTCAGCTCGAGGACATGCTGCGTGCTCGCTCAGACGAGGCGCCGCAGGATGAGCTCACCGAGCTGACCGGGATCAAGACCGGCCCTTCCGAGTCGCCGAACGATCCGGTGCTGTCCCGGCTGCTCCCGGACTTTCACCGGCTCGACCCGGACAACCCCACCAAGGAGGATCTCGACTCGGCCGCCGCGCTGCGCTCCCTGCACGAGCCGGAGGTGTTGGAGGCGAAGGTCGGGGTCGCCACGGTCGTGCTGAACACCCTGTCACCCGATGGTGGGGACGTCCGGTTGACCTTCGAGCAGGCCGACGCGTGGCTGTCCGCGCTGAACGACGTCCGGCTCGCGCTGGGCACCGCGCTGGACGTCACCGAGGACATGCCGGACGACCTGCCGGACGACGACCCGCGCTCGGCCCATCTCGGGGTGTACCACTGGTTGACCTGGGTGCAGGAAAGCCTCGTCCAGGCGATGACGGATTGA
- a CDS encoding P1 family peptidase produces MLNAITDVPGVLVGHHHRLGDGWATGTTVVLVPEGATGAVDQRGGAPGTRETNLLEPENLVRRVNAVCLSGGSAYGLAAAEGVMRWHAERHRGLPVGTEPHEVVPIVPAAVLFDLPRGTWGNRPDAEFGYAACTAAVEGPVAQGTVGAGAGAQVGSLKGGVGTAAERVGECTVGALAVVNAAGEAVRFTDGRPFAADHEVDGEFGVRWPDRPAERPDTTGTVLNTTIGVVAVDADLSKAECRRLALAAQDGLARAVRPAHSMFDGDTTFALATGARELPEGRGPFGEAARAAALDALGAAAARTFARAMVHGLLTARAVPALPAYRDLWAEAFPDGG; encoded by the coding sequence GTGCTGAACGCCATCACCGACGTGCCAGGGGTGCTGGTCGGCCACCACCATCGGCTCGGGGACGGCTGGGCCACCGGCACCACCGTGGTGCTCGTACCGGAGGGGGCCACCGGCGCGGTGGACCAGCGCGGCGGCGCGCCCGGCACCAGGGAGACCAACCTGCTGGAACCGGAGAACCTGGTGCGGCGGGTCAACGCGGTCTGCCTCTCCGGCGGCAGCGCCTACGGGCTGGCCGCGGCGGAGGGGGTCATGCGGTGGCACGCCGAGCGGCATCGCGGCCTTCCGGTCGGGACCGAACCGCACGAGGTGGTGCCGATCGTGCCCGCGGCGGTGCTGTTCGACCTGCCCCGCGGCACCTGGGGCAACCGGCCGGACGCCGAGTTCGGCTATGCCGCCTGCACGGCCGCCGTGGAAGGACCGGTCGCGCAGGGCACGGTCGGCGCGGGGGCCGGCGCGCAGGTCGGCTCGCTCAAGGGCGGGGTGGGCACGGCGGCAGAGCGGGTGGGCGAGTGCACCGTCGGCGCGCTGGCGGTGGTGAACGCGGCGGGGGAGGCCGTCCGGTTCACCGACGGCCGGCCGTTCGCCGCGGACCACGAGGTCGACGGCGAGTTCGGGGTGCGCTGGCCGGACCGGCCCGCCGAGCGGCCGGACACCACGGGCACGGTGTTGAACACCACCATCGGCGTGGTCGCGGTGGACGCGGACCTTTCCAAGGCGGAGTGCCGCAGGCTCGCCCTCGCCGCCCAGGACGGGCTGGCCCGCGCGGTGCGGCCCGCACATTCGATGTTCGACGGCGACACCACGTTCGCGCTGGCCACCGGGGCCAGGGAGCTGCCGGAGGGCAGGGGGCCGTTCGGTGAGGCGGCCAGGGCTGCGGCGCTCGACGCCCTCGGCGCGGCAGCGGCCAGGACGTTCGCTCGTGCCATGGTGCACGGGCTGCTCACGGCCCGGGCGGTGCCCGCGCTGCCCGCCTACCGCGACCTGTGGGCGGAGGCGTTCCCGGATGGGGGCTGA
- a CDS encoding Mov34/MPN/PAD-1 family protein gives MAGVLRIRRDLVDEIVAHARRDHPDEACGVIAGPDGSDRPERFIPMLNAARSPTFYEFDSGDLLKLYREMDANDEVPVVIYHSHTATEAYPSRTDVSYASEPFAHYVLVSTRDPEEHEFRSYRIVEGVVTEEPVEVVESYMFAHTGSDDTPDA, from the coding sequence ATGGCCGGCGTGCTTCGGATCCGCCGTGACCTCGTCGACGAGATCGTCGCGCATGCCCGCCGGGATCACCCGGACGAGGCATGCGGGGTGATCGCCGGCCCGGATGGCAGCGACCGGCCGGAACGCTTCATCCCGATGCTGAACGCGGCGCGCTCGCCCACATTCTACGAGTTCGACTCCGGCGACCTGCTCAAGCTCTACCGCGAGATGGATGCGAACGACGAGGTGCCGGTGGTGATCTACCACTCGCACACCGCCACCGAGGCCTACCCGTCGCGGACCGACGTGTCCTACGCCTCCGAGCCGTTCGCGCACTATGTCCTGGTCTCGACCAGGGACCCCGAGGAGCACGAGTTCCGCTCGTACCGCATCGTCGAAGGGGTCGTCACCGAGGAGCCGGTCGAGGTCGTCGAGTCCTACATGTTCGCGCATACGGGCAGCGACGACACCCCCGACGCCTGA